One segment of Ascochyta rabiei chromosome 7, complete sequence DNA contains the following:
- a CDS encoding GCR1-dependent translation factor 1: MRLRQSLILLPALQLLARFTVAEIDGKQVARAAAPAYNNAVPDPSPTATPPGAVKGTKDAPVDGFDGKPHAGPYIDDTPTSHDKKPAVVEDLGTGKKTVAGSKDSTLVGAEAKVLDGDKSVMQDPDRKLATGKTGVEGGVSAKDKERLAHEDKTGSKKEQVPTSPKEAPPPPHGEQSHLKEAAATEIISTRVYGAVGLEKPTDLPDTPHDDAPHPVPDSLSKADPLDTTPKSKTPASSPPDEEAGGVIQPFHSFVLSFTMIIFSEIGDKTFLVAALMAMRHPRLVVFSAAFSALAVMTVLSAVLGHAVPAFLSERFTHLAAAILFLVFGVKLLREGLAMSPDDGVGEEMREVEEELEEKEQLARSKGRRRSSISPYALESGRARRSRSSSRLPAPARSPSTSPDRSPSPRGSSFTGALNGINNLFSLLLSPAWVQTFVMTFLGEWGDRSQIATVAMAAGSDYWWVTAGATVGHGICTAGAVIGGRAIAGKISMRNVTLGGAIAFLLFGIIYAFETYYHE; the protein is encoded by the exons ATGAGACTGCGGCAATCTCTCATCCTCCTGCCcgcgctgcagctgctcGCGAGGTTTACAGTCGCCGAGATCGACGGCAAGCAGGTTGCACGAGCAGCTGCGCCCGCCTACAACAACGCCGTCCCTGACCCTTCGCCCACTGCCACGCCTCCGGGCGCCGTCAAGGGAACAAAAGATGCGCCTGTTGACGGCTTCGACGGCAAGCCTCACGCGGGCCCGTACATTGACGACACACCCACCTCGCACGACAAGAAGCCCGCTGTCGTAGAAGACCTGGGCACCGGCAAGAAGACAGTCGCCGGCTCGAAAGACTCCACCCTGGTCGGCGCCGAGGCCAAAGTGCTCGATGGCGACAAGAGCGTCATGCAGGACCCTGACCGGAAGCTGGCCACGGGCAAGACTGGCGTCGAGGGCGGCGTCTCGGCGAAGGACAAGGAGCGTCTGGCGCACGAGGACAAGACTGGCTCCAAGAAGGAGCAGGTGCCCACTTCACCCAAGGAggctccgccgccgccccaCGGCGAGCAGTCGCATCTGAAGGAAGCCGCTGCCACAGAAATTATCTCCACACGTGTCTATGGCGCTGTAGGCCTCGAG AAACCCACCGATTTGCCAGACACTCCGCACGACGATGCCCCCCACCCCGTCCCCGACTCTCTCTCGAAAGCAGACCCGCTGGACACCACACCCAAGTCCAAGACACCTGCCTCCAGCCCGCCCGACGAGGAGGCCGGCGGCGTCATTCAGCCCTTCCACTCCTTCGTGCTCTCCTTCACAATGATCATCTTCTCCGAGATTGGCGACAAGACCTTCCTCGTGGCCGCTTTGATGGCCATGCGACACCCCCGCCTTGTCGTCTTCTCGGCTGCCTTCTCCGCGCTCGCCGTCATGACGGTGCTTTCCGCTGTGCTCGGCCACGCTGTACCCGCCTTCCTTTCTGAGCGTTTCACACACTTGGCTGCTGCTATTCTCTTCCTTGTTTTTGGCGTTAAGCTGTTGCGCGAAGGCCTCGCCATGAGCCCAGACGACGGTGTCGGTGAAGAAATGCgcgaggtggaggaggagctggaggagaaggagcagcTTGCGCGTTCCAAGGGTCGTCGTCGATCATCCATCTCGCCTTACGCTCTTGAATCCGGTCGTGCACGACGCTCTCGATCCAGCTCCAGGCTGCCCGCTCCTGCCCGCAGCCCCTCCACCTCGCCCGACCGATCTCCATCGCCCAGAGGATCTTCATTTACTGGTGCTCTTAACGGCATCAACAACCTCTTCTCCCTGCTCCTCAGCCCGGCTTGGGTGCAAACCTTCGTCATGACCTTCCTTGGAGAGTGGGGTGATCGCAGTCAGATCGCTACGGTGGCTATGGCTGCAGGCTCTGATTACTGGTGGGTCACTGCCGGTGCCACCGTTGGACACGGTATCTGTACCGCAGGCGCCGTTATTGGTGGTCGCGCCATCGCTGGCAAGATCAGTATGCGCAATG TCACCCTCGGCGGCGCAATTGCCTTTCTCCTTTTCGGTATCATCTACGCGTTTGAGACGTACTATCACGAGTGA
- a CDS encoding Pantothenate kinase — protein sequence MSPAQDPATGGSGNTASRARHAHSLSGAMATRPRRTTAQSDIHETILHPGNVKINVQGAFIVNEEQPGTPQSEDYEHDPKDIRLPNHTAVVSHIAVDIGGSLAKLVYFSREHGDDSLGGRLNFLKFETDRIDTCIDFMRKLVSDHRDNGTDPSDLCVMATGGGAYKYYDKITEALGVEVIREDEMESLITGLDFFINEIPDEVFTYSEDQPMEFVAHPPDPPNIYPYLLVNIGSGVSMVKVSGPRQFERIGGTSLGGGTLWGLLSMLTGARSFDDMLRLAEKGDNSTVDLLVGDIYGQAYNKIGLKSTHIASSFGKVYKMKRAAERDAEDGCNGDFKRREEEEHVQGSSELQHSPGGFAPEDISRSLLYAVSNNIGQIAYLHAEKHGLERIYFGGSFIGGHSQTMNTLSYAIRFWSKGSKQAYFLRHEGYLGSVGAFLKRQPRNWGRRESFQGTRPTA from the exons ATGTCGCCAGCGCAGGACCCCGCGACGGGGGGATCCGGCAACACCGCATCGCGTGCTCGCCATGCGCACTCGCTGTCCGGCGCTATGGCGACACGGCCGCGGCGGACCACCGCGCAGAGCGACATCCACGAGACGATTCTGCACCCGGGAAATGTGAAGATCAACGTGCAGGGCGCATTCATCGTCAACGAGGAGCAGCCCGGCACCCCGCAGAGCGAAGACTACGAGCACGACCCCAAAGACATCAGACTGCCCAACCACACAGCCGTCGTCAGCCACATCGCAGTCGAT ATCGGCGGCTCTCTTGCAAAGCTCGTCTACTTCTCCCGCGAACATGGCGACGACTCCCTTGGCGGCCGGCTGAACTTCCTCAAGTTCGAGACGGACAGAATAGACACGTGCATAGACTTCATGCGCAAGCTGGTGTCTGACCACCGAGACAACGGGACAGACCCAAGCGACTTGTGCGTCATGGCGACTGGCGGTGGGGCCTACAAGTACTACGACAAGATCACAGAGGCGCTGGGCGTCGAGGTCATCAGGGAAGACGAGATGGAGAGTCTGATCACAG GCCTCGATTTCTTCATCAACGAGATCCCCGACGAAGTGTTCACCTACAGCGAAGACCAGCCCATGGAGTTCGTCGCTCATCCACCCGACCCACCGAACatctacccctacctactCGTCAACATTGGCTCGGGTGTCTCCATGGTCAAAGTCTCGGGCCCGCGCCAATTCGAGCGTATTGGCGGTACATCCTTGGGCGGCGGAACGCTCTGGGGTCTCTTGTCCATGCTGACAGGCGCGCGAAGCTTCGACGACATGCTACGGCTCGCCGAGAAGGGTGACAACTCGACCGTCGACCTGCTTGTTGGTGACATCTATGGGCAAGCATACAACAAGATTGGACTGAAGAGCACACATATTGCCTCTTCGTTTGGCAAGGTGTACAAGATGAAGCGCGCCGCTGAGAGAGATGCAGAGGATGGGTGCAACGGCGACTTCAAGCGCCGCGAGGAAGAGGAGCATGTCCAAGGCTCCTCGGAGCTCCAGCACTCGCCCGGTGGCTTTGCGCCAGAGGACATTTCAAGGTCGCTCCTTTACGCCGTTTCGAACAACATCGGTCAGATTGCGTACTTGCACGCCGAGAAGCATGGGCTCGAGCGCATATACTTTGGTGGCTCGTTCATCGGCGGCCATTCACAGACCATGAACACGCTCTCATACGCTATTCGTTTTTGGTCCAAGGGAAGTAAGCAGGCCTACTTTCTGAGGCATGAGGGCTATCTCGGCAGCGTCGGCGCGTTCCTAAAGAGGCAGCCGAGGAACTGGGGGAGGAGGGAAAGCTTCCAGGGGACAAGGCCTACGGCCTGA
- a CDS encoding Acetylornithine deacetylase: protein MILPTCVIGLLAIPLVYAAPQAQNQTPSSTTGVTVTAGGTATGLASSPSSTASPDPLTTEETASLFQLHEDLVNIPSISDDEIECAEWLEEYLGEKGYYVERVPVTAGAEGRFNVFAYPQTIRDNGSWPEVLISSHIDTVPPFIPFKTREENGTTYHFGRGSVDAKGPIATMIIATEKFLASRDDSPSLGLLFVVGEETGGDGMRAFAEYASNTTFRAGIFGEPTEGKLATGHKGTLGLTLDVVGRSAHSAYPQLGLSAINYLSKAIVAMNSLEPALPRSELLGPSTLNVGIVRGGLANNVIAPNATAGVSIRIARSENGSVEIVRDMIAGMIQPIIQEVEERNGTFNATFSTAFYPAQILDTSVPGLEEAPVFYGTDIPLLPQVGQRYLYGTGTIEVAHTPNEQLAQDELVQGAQAYGLILKHLFPES, encoded by the exons ATGATACTTCCCACATGTGTCATTGGACTGCTGGCCATTCCTCTAGTATATGCAGCGCCGCAAGCACAAAATCAGACACCAAGCTCCACGACTGGCGTAACCGTCACAGCAGGAGGTACTGCAACAGGCCTCGCTTCAAGCCCGTCATCAACAGCATCACCAGACCCTCTAACAACGGAGGAGACTGCGTCCCTCTTCCAATTGCACGAGGACTTGGTGAACATCCCTTCCATTTCGGACGACGAGATCGAGTGTGCGGAGTGGCTTGAAGAGTACCTTGGTGAGAAAGGGTACTACGTCGAGCGAGTGCCGGTTACTGCGGGAGCTGAGGGCCGCTTTAATGTGTTCGCATACCCTCAGACAATTCGAGATAATGGTAGCTGGCCCGAAGTCTTGATCAGCAGTCATATTGACACA GTTCCGCCGTTCATCCCCTTCAAGACACGTGAAGAGAACGGCACAACATACCACTTTGGTCGAGGAAGTGTCGACGCCAAGGGACCCATTGCAACCATGATCATTGCAACTGAAAAATTTCTCGCGTCCCGCGATGACAGTCCCTCTCTTGGCCTTCTTTTTGTGGTTGGCGAGGAAACTGGTGGCGATGGCATGCGAGCATTTGCAGAATACGCCTCAAACACAACCTTCCGTGCTGGCATCTTCGGCGAACCAACTGAAGGAAAGCTAGCAACCGGACATAAAGGCACTCTTGGCTTGACACTCGATGTTGTTGGCCGCTCCGCGCACTCCGCATACCCTCAGCTGGGTCTCAGTGCTATCAACTACCTCTCCAAGGCCATTGTAGCAATGAACAGCCTCGAACCAGCGTTACCTCGCAGTGAACTTCTTGGACCTTCCACTCTCAACGTCGGGATCGTCCGCGGAGGGCTTGCCAATAACGTCATCGCGCCGAATGCAACAGCGGGCGTCTCGATTCGCATCGCTCGCAGCGAGAATGGCTCTGTAGAGATCGTCCGCGACATGATAGCCGGTATGATCCAACCCATCATTCAGGAGGTCGAGGAGCGAAATGGCACTTTCAACGCTACGTTCAGCACTGCGTTCTACCCCGCCCAGATCCTAGACACTAGTGTACCTGGTTTAGAGGAAGCGCCTGTCTTCTATGGTACAGACATTCCGCTGCTGCCACAGGTGGGACAGAGGTACCTGTACGGAACTGGGACAATTGAAGTAGCGCATACGCCGAACGAGCAGTTGGCACAAGATGAGTTGGTTCAGGGTGCGCAGGCGTATGGGTTAATATTGAAACACTTGTTCCCGGAGAGCTGA
- a CDS encoding peroxisomal membrane protein pex14: MVREDLITSAVSFLQDPSVASAPLEKRIAFLQSKNLTQEEVDVSLARAASEDPSHPASPAPQHSSPPSNAYRPPPAAPGYGGSYPPQYWPQPPAPEPPKRDWRDYFIMATVMGGVGYGLYFTAKRYILPVISPPTAPQLEQDKASIDESFKRAFDLLEQLNTDTTALKASEEARTSRLDNALGEVESVLTSLKESSKRQGDDNRRIEDDVRGLRDLIPKALDAQKEANDNRLKELSTELKSLKTLVGNRMSAPAAAPRAASTSYYGMQNQQGQSPAPTNGTATPATSTPAPQAASSEQLTNGSTNNETQVSSAMPGGASTGAANGTTSTASTNTPAAEKPVQSWRGTQGRAAIPAWQMAAAKKNEEAKKDTSASGTVEASSSS; the protein is encoded by the exons ATGGTCCGCGAGGACCTCATCACATCGGCTGTGTCCT TCCTACAGGACCCGTCAGTAGCCAGCGCACCACTCGAAAAGCGTATCGCTTTCTTGCAGTCAAAGAACCTCACACAAGAAGAGGTCGACGTCTCGCTCGCCCGCGCCGCATCTGAAGATCCCAGCCATCCGGCCTCGCCAGCACCGCAGCACTCGTCTCCACCCAGTAATGCATATCGCCCACCACCGGCAGCCCCAGGGTATGGCGGTAGCTACCCTCCCCAGTACTGGCCGCAGCCACCAGCACCAGA GCCCCCCAAGCGCGACTGGCGCGATTACTTCATCATGGCCACAGTCATGGGCGGCGTGGGCTACGGTCTGTACTTCACTGCAAAGCGCTACATCCTCCCTGTCATCTCCCCACCCACCGCCCCCCAGCTCGAGCAAGACAAAGCCTCCATCGACGAGTCTTTCAAACGCGCATTCGATTTGCTTGAGCAGCTGAACACCGACACCACTGCCCTCAAAGCTAGCGAGGAAGCACGCACATCTCGTCTGGACAACGCGCTTGGCGAAGTCGAGAGCGTCTTAACAAGTCTGAAGGAGAGTAGCAAGAGGCAAGGGGACGACAACCGCCGGATCGAGGATGACGTTAGGGGTCTGAGAGATTTGATTCCCAAGGCGCTGGATGCTCAGAAGGAAGCGAACGACAACAGGCTGAAAGAGCTGAGTACCGAACTGAAGAGCCTAAAGACACTGGTTGGGAACAGGATGAGCGCTCCTGCTGCTGCACCTCGTGCAGCGTCGACATCGTACTACGGCATGCAGAACCAGCAAGGTCAGAGCCCTGCGCCCACAAATGGCACAGCCACACCTGCGACATCGACACCAGCACCGCAGGCGGCTTCGAGCGAGCAGTTGACTAACGGATCCACAAACAACGAGACCCAGGTCAGCAGTGCCATGCCGGGTGGTGCGAGCACTGGTGCTGCAAACGGTACCACCAGCACAGCGTCGACCAACACACCCGCAGCAGAGAAGCCAGTGCAGTCATGGAGGGGAACACAGGGGCGCGCTGCGATTCCAGCGTGGCAGATGGCTGCAGCGAAGAAGAACGAGGAGGCCAAGAAGGACACATCGGCGAGCGGCACCGTAGAGGCTAGCTCGAGTTCATAG
- a CDS encoding Manganese peroxidase gives MADLIQFAAKNAVVTCPLGPRIRTFVGCKDSSKANQDGLLPSINDSADQPIALFGAKTINPHKLVALLGAHTTSQQFFVDPKRASSPQDGTPATWDTLFYNQTLGLGPLPKAVMRFPSDVVLAQDSRTKVEWEKFSRGAQGQEHWNKDYSYSYIRFSLLGVNNINTLTECTKVLPMQNKSFRGAGDFVDHGVGGGMRGGWDWVCIACPSGMLFDGW, from the exons ATGGCGGATCTGATTCAATTCGCAGCGAAAAACGCTGTTGTCA CATGTCCTCTCGGCCCCCGCATCCGCACCTTCGTCGGCTGCAAAGACTCCTCCAAAGCCAACCAAGACGGGCTCCTCCCCAGCATCAACGACTCCGCAGACCAACCCATCGCCCTCTTCGGCGCCAAAACAATCAACCCCCACAAACTCGTAGCCCTCCTCGGCGCCCACACTACCTCGCAGCAATTCTTCGTCGACCCTAAGCGCGCCTCCTCGCCACAAGACGGCACTCCGGCTACTTGGGATACACTATTCTATAACCAGACGCTCGGCCTAGGCCCGCTGCCCAAAGCTGTCATGCGCTTCCCCAGCGATGTTGTCCTTGCGCAGGATTCGAGGACCAAGGTCGAGTGGGAGAAGTTTAGCAGGGGCGCTCAGGGACAGGAACATTGGAATAAGGACTATTCTTATAGCTATATCCGGTTCTCGTTGCTGGGTGTTAACAATATCAATACTTTGACGGAGTGTACCAAGGTTTTGCCCATGCAGAATAAGTCGTTCAGGGGCGCGGGGGATTTTGTTGATCACGGAGTAGGAGGTGGGATGCGTGGTGGATGGGATTGGGTTTGTATAGCTTGCCCTAGCGGAATGTTATTTGATGGCTGGTAG